One segment of Agromyces albus DNA contains the following:
- a CDS encoding thymidine kinase, translating to MAKLYFRYGAMNSGKSTALLQAAFNYEERGHRVLLAKPAIDTKGDRHIVSRLGNVREVDFTIEPDTGVIERFQQHRTRVIEDHGRDVSCLLIDEAQFLSSDQVDDLLRIALLDDIPVLAYGIRTDFQTVAFPGSRRLLEISHSLEELKTICRCGRKAIFNARLIDGRFVFDGVQVAIDGADVTYESLCGVCYLEESGGVLNGRH from the coding sequence ATGGCGAAGCTGTACTTCCGCTATGGGGCGATGAACTCCGGCAAGTCGACGGCATTGCTCCAGGCGGCGTTCAACTACGAGGAACGAGGCCATCGAGTACTGCTCGCGAAGCCGGCGATCGACACCAAGGGCGACCGCCACATCGTCTCGCGGCTCGGCAACGTGCGTGAGGTCGACTTCACGATCGAGCCAGACACCGGGGTCATCGAGCGATTCCAGCAGCACCGCACGCGAGTGATCGAAGACCACGGCCGTGACGTGAGTTGCCTGCTCATCGACGAGGCGCAGTTCCTGAGCTCCGACCAGGTCGACGACTTGCTGCGCATCGCGCTCCTCGACGACATCCCGGTGCTCGCCTACGGCATCCGCACCGACTTTCAGACCGTCGCCTTTCCCGGCAGCAGGCGGCTCCTCGAGATCTCGCACAGCCTCGAGGAGCTGAAGACCATCTGCCGCTGCGGCCGCAAGGCGATCTTCAACGCTCGCCTCATCGACGGCCGCTTCGTCTTCGATGGGGTCCAGGTGGCGATCGACGGAGCGGATGTCACCTATGAGTCGCTCTGCGGCGTGTGCTATCTCGAGGAGAGCGGTGGCGTGCTGAACGGCCGGCACTGA
- a CDS encoding sensor histidine kinase has product MTLGLPGHLARDSMSRALVTAGHFAAFTCLAAAATVAIVSAIVFGDIDDWAAFILTVAMAVFLVAVSIFPTVTLTVVYLVVGAAVVCALTVIVMGPDGGFANTNNALSALPLIALLLVGGAGSGSVTALVWAALGYGLGEAATFLGVALVGGTYAPNLAAAGAFGLVVIVRTFDGLSRRSDSRQNAGLHRASQQSHELEIRHDYELRATARLHDTALSHLVAIAAAGSGPVDERLRVGIRQDLGLIVGRDWVTDHAETNGSGDIGARAGARPPASVDVERLPYAVAAAANAGLEVRVTGDLAVLGALGPRRAAALDAAVAQCLINVARHAGVDEAEVAVGLGGGEVTVAVMDSGVGFDEQEVPQDRIGLRTSIRARIEQEQGAVRLWSTKGIGTTIVLTVPEGGE; this is encoded by the coding sequence ATGACGTTGGGCTTGCCCGGCCACCTCGCGCGCGATTCGATGAGCCGCGCCCTCGTCACCGCGGGCCACTTCGCGGCCTTCACGTGTCTTGCAGCAGCCGCGACCGTCGCAATCGTCTCGGCGATCGTCTTCGGCGACATCGACGACTGGGCGGCGTTCATCCTCACCGTCGCCATGGCCGTATTCCTCGTCGCCGTCTCCATCTTCCCGACCGTGACGCTCACCGTCGTCTACCTGGTCGTCGGTGCGGCCGTCGTGTGCGCACTCACCGTCATCGTCATGGGCCCCGACGGGGGATTCGCGAACACGAACAATGCGCTCAGCGCGCTCCCGCTCATCGCGCTGCTCCTCGTCGGTGGCGCGGGGAGCGGTTCGGTGACCGCACTCGTGTGGGCAGCACTCGGGTACGGCCTCGGCGAGGCAGCGACCTTCCTCGGGGTCGCGCTCGTCGGCGGCACGTACGCGCCGAACCTGGCCGCGGCGGGTGCGTTCGGGCTCGTCGTCATCGTGCGCACCTTCGACGGGTTGAGCCGACGATCGGATTCGCGCCAAAACGCCGGGCTGCATCGCGCGAGCCAGCAGTCGCATGAACTCGAGATCCGTCACGACTACGAGCTCCGCGCCACCGCCAGACTTCACGACACCGCGCTCAGCCACCTCGTCGCGATCGCCGCTGCGGGCTCGGGGCCCGTCGACGAACGGCTGCGCGTGGGCATCCGGCAGGACCTCGGCCTCATCGTCGGCCGCGACTGGGTGACCGATCACGCCGAGACCAATGGTTCGGGCGACATCGGGGCGCGAGCGGGTGCCCGCCCACCGGCATCCGTCGACGTGGAACGACTGCCGTACGCCGTGGCGGCGGCGGCCAATGCCGGGCTCGAGGTTCGCGTGACCGGTGACCTCGCGGTGCTCGGCGCGCTCGGACCCAGGCGAGCTGCTGCGCTCGATGCGGCCGTGGCCCAATGTCTCATCAACGTCGCGCGGCACGCCGGCGTCGACGAGGCCGAGGTCGCCGTGGGGCTCGGCGGCGGCGAGGTGACGGTCGCCGTCATGGACAGCGGGGTGGGCTTCGACGAACAGGAGGTGCCCCAAGATCGCATCGGGTTGCGCACCTCGATCCGCGCCCGCATCGAGCAGGAGCAGGGCGCCGTGCGCCTCTGGTCGACGAAGGGCATCGGCACGACGATCGTCTTGACCGTGCCGGAGGGCGGCGAATGA
- a CDS encoding arsenate reductase/protein-tyrosine-phosphatase family protein encodes MSLSILVVCTGNVCRSPLAEQLLAARFADAGFDATVYSAGTAALVGEPMPVQAVALSTRYGGVPGNHVGVQLTQQLVDAADLVLTASREHRAAVASMVPRAARRSYTLREFARIVQFLEQDPDGFVSLAEASSPLEIIGAVSTNRGFATRPNLAINDDVVDPFGRSSEVYEESGRVIEAAVTAIVRAFTAVSRTGRGDAA; translated from the coding sequence GTGAGCCTCTCGATCCTCGTCGTCTGCACGGGCAACGTGTGCCGTTCGCCGTTGGCCGAGCAACTGCTCGCGGCGCGCTTCGCGGATGCCGGCTTCGACGCGACCGTATACAGCGCGGGCACGGCCGCGCTCGTCGGCGAGCCCATGCCGGTCCAGGCGGTCGCGCTCTCGACGCGCTATGGGGGCGTTCCCGGCAATCATGTGGGCGTGCAGCTCACTCAGCAGCTCGTCGACGCCGCCGACCTCGTGCTCACCGCCTCTCGCGAACACCGCGCGGCGGTGGCGTCCATGGTTCCGAGGGCTGCCCGGCGCTCGTACACGCTGCGCGAGTTCGCGCGCATCGTGCAATTCCTCGAGCAGGATCCCGATGGCTTCGTGAGCCTTGCCGAGGCCTCGTCACCGCTCGAGATCATCGGTGCCGTCTCGACGAACCGAGGATTCGCCACACGGCCCAACTTGGCGATCAACGACGACGTGGTCGACCCGTTTGGGCGTTCTTCCGAGGTCTACGAAGAGTCCGGCCGCGTCATCGAGGCCGCGGTCACCGCGATCGTGCGGGCCTTCACCGCAGTGTCGAGGACGGGCCGTGGTGACGCAGCGTAA
- a CDS encoding DUF4012 domain-containing protein, whose protein sequence is MSDSGRQRSRSKKKRRSRRVVHAIVWPLLALVVVGGGFAALTLFNDAMSVRADLEAARTSISEFQSAATARELDRLQPIADDLAASADAAVDPTASPTWRMGELIPVVGENLRAVRVIAEGVDEVSTEIVNPAVGLIGSFGLQRDEATGGFDLAPLREATEITATADRVVTDLHERVQSIDTDATIGQVSEAVVEFEQMLGSAQQTIPQLNGALAGVGALLGVDGPKNVVLAFLNNAEAAALGGGPASQTLVQVDNGTVDIARQVSSNDFLNRTPLDIQVDESASQLYNDIFFNQNNASTSRPDFPTAAQFITAHWQREQGLTPDVVVSIDPIALSRLLEVTGPVTLTDGEQLDSGNVVSKLLNEAYFRYPEGGAESDAYFAAAASAVFDRIMSADYDIYDMGQAVIDAANRGTLMMWSADPAVQQLFDDTRLQGVLPKTNVGATVLGIYFRDRSSSKIDYYLHSEATITTDTCTPDAPSYTVETRLWFDIPGDIELPPYVDSGLYDFYRTEVFLYGPAGGTTIAVEVPESGLQTVTGPSVVDLGRPAEKFTVDLVNGQTAVVRATFAGTPGPGPTEVRATPMINPTTVTMAEAPCG, encoded by the coding sequence GTGTCCGACTCCGGCCGCCAGCGCTCGCGGTCGAAGAAGAAGCGACGTTCGCGCCGGGTCGTTCACGCGATCGTCTGGCCGCTGCTCGCGCTCGTCGTCGTCGGAGGCGGGTTCGCCGCGTTGACGCTCTTCAACGATGCGATGTCGGTGCGTGCCGACCTCGAGGCCGCGCGCACCTCGATCTCCGAATTCCAGAGCGCAGCGACGGCCCGCGAGCTCGACCGGCTGCAGCCGATTGCCGATGATCTAGCGGCATCCGCTGATGCTGCTGTCGACCCCACGGCGTCGCCGACCTGGCGCATGGGCGAGCTGATCCCGGTCGTCGGCGAGAATCTCCGCGCGGTGCGCGTGATCGCCGAGGGCGTCGACGAGGTGTCGACGGAGATCGTGAACCCGGCCGTCGGGCTGATCGGCTCCTTCGGGCTGCAGCGCGACGAGGCGACCGGCGGCTTCGATCTCGCGCCGCTGCGTGAGGCGACCGAGATCACCGCCACCGCCGATCGGGTCGTCACCGACCTGCACGAGAGGGTGCAGTCGATCGACACGGATGCCACGATCGGTCAGGTCTCGGAGGCCGTCGTCGAGTTCGAGCAGATGCTCGGCTCGGCGCAGCAGACCATCCCGCAGCTGAACGGCGCCCTGGCGGGCGTCGGCGCGCTGCTCGGCGTCGACGGACCGAAGAACGTCGTACTCGCGTTCTTGAACAATGCCGAGGCCGCGGCGCTCGGCGGCGGGCCGGCATCCCAGACCCTGGTGCAGGTCGACAACGGCACGGTCGACATCGCACGACAGGTGTCGAGCAACGACTTCCTCAACCGCACCCCGCTCGACATCCAGGTCGATGAAAGCGCGAGCCAGCTCTACAACGACATCTTCTTCAACCAGAACAATGCGTCGACGAGCCGGCCCGACTTCCCGACCGCGGCGCAGTTCATCACGGCGCACTGGCAGCGTGAGCAGGGTCTCACGCCTGACGTCGTCGTGTCGATCGATCCCATCGCCCTCTCGCGCTTGCTCGAGGTCACGGGGCCGGTCACGCTGACCGACGGCGAGCAGCTCGACAGCGGCAACGTCGTCTCGAAACTGCTCAACGAGGCGTACTTCAGGTACCCCGAAGGCGGTGCGGAGTCCGACGCCTACTTCGCCGCCGCGGCATCCGCGGTTTTCGATCGCATCATGTCGGCCGACTATGACATCTATGACATGGGCCAAGCCGTCATCGACGCCGCGAACCGCGGCACGCTCATGATGTGGAGTGCCGACCCCGCCGTCCAGCAGCTCTTCGACGACACGCGACTGCAGGGCGTGCTGCCGAAGACCAACGTCGGCGCCACGGTGCTCGGCATCTACTTCCGCGACCGTTCGTCGTCGAAGATCGACTACTACTTGCACAGCGAGGCGACGATCACGACCGACACCTGCACGCCCGATGCGCCGAGCTACACGGTCGAGACGCGCCTATGGTTCGACATCCCGGGCGACATCGAGCTGCCCCCTTACGTCGACAGCGGGCTGTATGACTTCTACCGCACCGAGGTGTTCCTCTACGGACCCGCCGGCGGCACGACCATCGCGGTCGAGGTTCCCGAGTCCGGCCTCCAGACCGTGACCGGCCCGTCGGTCGTCGACCTGGGTCGACCGGCAGAGAAGTTCACGGTTGACCTCGTGAACGGCCAGACCGCGGTGGTGCGCGCGACCTTTGCCGGTACGCCCGGCCCCGGCCCCACCGAAGTTCGCGCCACGCCGATGATCAACCCCACTACCGTCACCATGGCCGAGGCGCCCTGCGGCTGA
- a CDS encoding polysaccharide biosynthesis tyrosine autokinase — protein sequence MELHDYIRVLRKSWVTIVALTLVGIGVAAAYALLQTPNYSTSAKVFVSTSNSGSVSELAQSNNFSQQRVKTYTSLVTTPMVLLPVVDELKLDLTAGQLSRLVTASVAPDTTLIEITVGNKDPELAAEIATAVSESLTLIVQSIDSPAAGIETEATASPVRLTLVQPATVPQRPVSPNVPLYIALGALVGLALGVGLAVLREMLDTRIRNERDVQHITDVPIIGGIVFDPKAKERPLIVQADPHSPRAESFRTLRTNLQFLDTDRTRRMFVVTSSIQSEGKSTTAANLAIAVADSGARVLLVDADLRRPKVADYMGIEGAVGLTDLLIGRAELQDVVQRWGRNNLFVLPAGSVPPNPSELLGSTAMVSTIEELGRAFDVVLFDAPPLLPVTDAAVLTRSVGGAIVVVSAGRAHRAHLEGAIAALANVDAQISGIVLTMLPTKGPDAYGYGRYGYGYGYGYASSAAETESPRSAKAAAKAAAKNGVGV from the coding sequence GTGGAACTGCACGACTATATCCGCGTGCTGCGAAAAAGCTGGGTCACCATCGTGGCGCTGACGCTCGTCGGAATCGGCGTCGCGGCAGCGTACGCGCTGCTGCAGACGCCGAACTACAGCACCTCGGCGAAGGTCTTCGTGTCGACGTCGAACAGCGGCAGCGTCTCCGAGCTGGCGCAGAGCAACAACTTCTCACAGCAACGAGTCAAGACGTACACCAGCCTCGTGACCACGCCGATGGTGCTCTTGCCGGTCGTCGACGAGTTGAAGCTCGACCTGACCGCCGGTCAACTCTCGAGGCTCGTGACCGCCTCGGTTGCGCCGGACACGACGCTCATCGAGATCACGGTCGGCAACAAGGACCCCGAGCTCGCGGCTGAGATCGCCACTGCGGTCTCGGAGAGCCTCACCCTGATCGTGCAGTCGATCGATTCGCCCGCGGCAGGCATTGAGACCGAGGCCACCGCCTCGCCCGTGCGACTCACGCTCGTGCAGCCGGCGACAGTGCCGCAGCGACCGGTGAGCCCGAACGTGCCGCTCTACATCGCTCTCGGCGCGCTCGTGGGCCTCGCGCTGGGCGTCGGGCTCGCAGTGCTCCGTGAGATGCTCGACACGCGAATCCGCAATGAGCGCGATGTACAGCACATCACCGACGTGCCGATCATCGGCGGGATCGTCTTCGACCCCAAGGCTAAGGAGCGTCCGCTCATCGTGCAGGCCGACCCGCACTCGCCGCGGGCCGAGTCGTTCCGCACGCTGCGCACGAACCTCCAATTCCTCGACACCGACCGCACCCGGCGCATGTTCGTCGTGACGTCGTCGATCCAGTCCGAGGGCAAGTCCACCACGGCCGCGAACCTCGCCATCGCGGTCGCCGATTCGGGTGCCCGTGTGCTGCTCGTCGACGCCGACCTTCGCCGCCCGAAGGTCGCCGACTACATGGGCATCGAGGGCGCGGTGGGTCTCACCGACTTGCTCATCGGGCGCGCCGAGCTACAGGATGTCGTGCAGCGCTGGGGTCGAAACAACCTGTTCGTGCTGCCCGCCGGCAGCGTTCCGCCGAACCCGAGTGAGCTCCTGGGCTCGACGGCGATGGTGTCGACCATCGAGGAGCTGGGCCGGGCATTCGACGTCGTGCTGTTCGACGCGCCGCCGCTCCTGCCGGTGACCGACGCCGCGGTGCTCACCCGCAGTGTCGGCGGTGCCATCGTCGTCGTCTCCGCGGGCCGGGCGCACCGGGCACACCTCGAGGGTGCGATCGCGGCCCTCGCCAACGTCGACGCGCAGATATCCGGCATCGTCCTGACGATGCTGCCCACCAAGGGGCCTGATGCCTACGGCTATGGCCGCTATGGCTATGGCTATGGCTACGGCTACGCCTCCTCCGCCGCCGAGACGGAGAGCCCGCGCAGCGCGAAGGCGGCCGCGAAGGCGGCCGCGAAGAATGGCGTTGGCGTGTGA
- a CDS encoding sugar transferase: MTLTRQSTTDSPAAAVATWQRAYASRLLISDLIVIVVAVYGSQLLRFGTNERTVIIPGLQDADITMTYTLMSAILVVGWFLSLSLFATRDGTVIGTGTAEYKRIADGTIRLFALLAIGAFLLQSEIGRGYLLVALPLGLALLLLSRWLWRKWLVRRRATGAYSHRAILMGERQKSVHVAQQMARDGSSGIEIVGAITEHGGAQRQLAPGIPVLGDYANFAQVLEDARADTIVFTGADTIDPRGMRELGWQLEATSTILIVAPALTDVAGPRIHARPVAGLPLIQVDYPKFTGRKYAAKRAFDLVISSLALVVLSPVFLVIGLLVRNGSRGPVFYLQERVGLNGRRFRMLKFRSMVVDAEAQLPSLLDRSEGSGVLFKLKADPRVTRIGAVLRRYSLDELPQLVNVLLGDMSLVGPRPPLASEAERYDERTRRRLLVRPGITGLWQTQGRSDLSWEDSVRLDLYYVENWSLTGDIIVLYRTVRAVARAEGAY; this comes from the coding sequence ATGACCTTGACGCGGCAGTCGACGACCGACTCTCCAGCAGCGGCCGTCGCAACGTGGCAGCGCGCGTACGCGTCTCGCCTGCTCATCAGCGACCTCATCGTGATCGTCGTCGCGGTCTACGGTTCGCAACTCCTTCGCTTCGGAACGAACGAGCGGACGGTCATCATCCCGGGCCTGCAGGACGCAGACATCACGATGACCTACACGCTCATGTCGGCGATCCTCGTGGTCGGCTGGTTTCTCTCCCTCTCGCTCTTCGCCACGCGCGACGGCACGGTCATCGGCACGGGGACGGCCGAGTACAAGCGCATCGCCGATGGCACGATCCGGTTGTTCGCCCTGCTCGCCATCGGCGCGTTCCTGCTGCAGTCCGAGATCGGTCGCGGCTACCTCCTCGTGGCGTTGCCGCTCGGCCTCGCGCTCCTGTTGCTCTCGCGGTGGCTGTGGCGGAAGTGGCTCGTACGCCGTCGTGCGACGGGGGCGTACTCGCATCGTGCGATCCTCATGGGGGAGCGCCAGAAGTCGGTGCACGTGGCGCAGCAGATGGCGCGCGACGGCAGCTCCGGCATCGAGATCGTCGGCGCCATCACCGAGCATGGCGGGGCCCAGCGGCAGCTCGCGCCCGGCATTCCCGTGCTCGGCGACTACGCGAACTTCGCTCAGGTGCTCGAGGACGCCCGCGCCGACACCATCGTCTTCACCGGTGCCGACACCATCGATCCGCGTGGCATGCGCGAGCTCGGCTGGCAGCTCGAGGCCACGTCGACCATCCTCATCGTGGCTCCGGCGCTGACGGATGTCGCGGGCCCGCGCATCCACGCCCGCCCGGTGGCCGGGCTCCCGCTCATCCAGGTCGACTATCCCAAGTTCACGGGTCGTAAGTATGCGGCCAAGCGCGCGTTCGACCTGGTGATCTCGTCGCTCGCGCTCGTCGTGCTGAGCCCGGTGTTCCTCGTGATCGGGCTGCTGGTGCGGAATGGCAGTCGGGGTCCCGTGTTCTACCTGCAGGAGCGGGTTGGGCTCAACGGCAGACGGTTCCGCATGCTGAAGTTCCGGTCGATGGTGGTCGACGCCGAGGCGCAGCTGCCCTCGCTCCTCGACCGCTCCGAGGGCAGTGGGGTGCTCTTCAAGCTGAAGGCCGACCCGCGTGTGACTCGCATCGGTGCTGTGCTGCGCCGATACAGCCTCGACGAGCTCCCGCAGCTCGTGAACGTGCTGCTGGGTGACATGTCGCTCGTCGGGCCCCGCCCGCCACTCGCGTCCGAGGCCGAGAGGTACGACGAGAGGACGCGCCGTCGCCTGCTGGTGCGGCCGGGCATCACGGGCCTGTGGCAGACGCAGGGTCGCTCCGATCTGTCGTGGGAGGACAGCGTGCGGCTCGATCTCTACTATGTCGAGAACTGGTCGCTGACCGGCGACATCATCGTGCTCTACCGCACGGTCCGAGCGGTCGCTCGAGCCGAGGGCGCCTATTGA
- a CDS encoding intein-containing Rv2578c family radical SAM protein, producing MRWSGQELGVEQSDALPGLAKLNNLVRSVQTPDFAGVTFHEVLAKSALNKVPGQSAMPFGWTINPYRGCTHACAYCLHPETSITMADGRQQPLWSVEVGDEVLGTHVVDGFRRYTASKVLAKWESRKRAYRVSLADGTELIASGDHRFLTNRGWKYVTGAMFGPGQRPYLTTANSLIGFGSRGVGRAPSVLSDEYVRGYLSGMIRGDGMMLRRTYPRSRGGSYVAHHFRLALADEEALARSRMYLATVGVSTNQFPFSGATETRRAMTAIRTSRRADFDAITEVIAWPPIRSREWHAGFLGGVFDAEGSCSRSVLRISNSDEAILHSIEVALAVFGIPFIREAPHLNGVANIRITGGLSSRNAFFAIAQPAITRKLQLVGAMVKTTADLSIAAIDDLGQDVDMLDITTTTGDFIANGVVSHNCFARPTHTYLDLDAGDDFDRQIIVKVNVADVLRTELAKPSWKRDAVALGTNTDPYQRAEGRYTLMPGIIDALATSGTPFSILTKGTLLRRDLPLIAEAAKLVPVDVAMSIAIYDHELQQSVEPGTPSAKARLATVSAVREAGLDCAVFLMPILPYLTDSKAHLDDALRQAKSAGATSVLYTALHLRAGVKPWFMQWLEREHPELVPKYRSMYYGNNAYAPKAYRRWLGERIHPLIRAHGLERGREDPVTGGIRSTALTGGAAVELPEVFGSPADPAALF from the coding sequence CCGGGGTGACCTTCCACGAAGTGCTCGCGAAGTCGGCGCTCAACAAGGTGCCCGGCCAGTCCGCGATGCCCTTCGGCTGGACCATCAACCCCTACCGGGGCTGCACCCATGCTTGTGCCTATTGCCTGCATCCCGAGACCTCGATCACGATGGCCGACGGTCGACAGCAGCCGCTGTGGTCGGTCGAGGTCGGCGACGAAGTGCTCGGAACGCATGTGGTCGACGGGTTTCGCAGGTACACGGCCTCGAAAGTTCTCGCGAAGTGGGAATCGCGCAAGCGCGCGTACCGCGTATCACTCGCCGACGGCACCGAGCTCATCGCAAGCGGCGATCACCGATTCCTGACGAACCGAGGGTGGAAGTATGTGACGGGCGCGATGTTCGGCCCCGGGCAGCGCCCTTACCTCACCACGGCGAACTCGCTGATCGGGTTCGGGAGCCGAGGCGTCGGTCGCGCCCCATCCGTGCTGTCCGACGAGTACGTCCGCGGCTACCTCTCCGGGATGATCCGGGGCGACGGAATGATGCTCCGTCGCACTTATCCGCGAAGTCGTGGCGGATCGTATGTCGCACACCACTTCCGGCTCGCCCTCGCCGATGAAGAGGCACTCGCAAGATCGCGCATGTATCTCGCGACCGTCGGTGTCTCGACGAATCAATTCCCCTTCTCGGGAGCCACCGAGACGCGTCGAGCCATGACCGCGATCCGCACGAGTCGTCGTGCAGATTTCGACGCGATCACGGAGGTGATCGCATGGCCGCCGATCCGTTCACGGGAGTGGCACGCCGGTTTCCTTGGCGGGGTGTTCGATGCTGAAGGATCGTGTTCACGCAGCGTCCTCCGCATCTCCAATTCCGATGAGGCGATTCTGCACTCGATTGAGGTCGCGCTCGCTGTGTTCGGGATCCCGTTCATCCGAGAAGCACCTCACCTCAATGGGGTCGCGAATATACGGATCACGGGCGGGTTGTCGTCACGGAACGCCTTCTTCGCAATCGCACAGCCAGCGATCACGCGAAAACTGCAACTTGTCGGGGCCATGGTGAAGACCACCGCCGACCTCAGCATCGCAGCTATCGATGATCTCGGCCAAGACGTCGACATGCTCGACATCACCACGACGACGGGGGACTTCATTGCGAACGGAGTCGTCAGCCACAACTGCTTCGCGCGGCCCACGCACACGTACCTCGACCTCGACGCCGGCGACGACTTCGATCGCCAGATCATCGTGAAGGTGAACGTCGCCGACGTGCTGCGCACCGAGCTCGCGAAACCGTCGTGGAAGCGCGACGCGGTGGCGCTCGGCACGAACACCGATCCATACCAGCGAGCCGAGGGCCGATACACGCTCATGCCGGGCATCATCGACGCGCTCGCCACGAGCGGCACGCCGTTCAGCATCCTCACGAAGGGCACGCTGCTGCGCCGCGATCTTCCGCTCATCGCCGAGGCGGCCAAGCTCGTGCCCGTCGACGTCGCCATGTCGATCGCGATCTATGACCACGAGCTGCAGCAATCGGTCGAGCCGGGCACGCCCAGTGCGAAGGCGAGGCTCGCGACGGTCTCGGCGGTTCGGGAGGCCGGCCTCGATTGCGCGGTCTTCCTGATGCCGATCCTGCCGTACCTCACTGATTCGAAGGCGCACCTCGACGATGCCTTGCGGCAGGCGAAGTCCGCCGGCGCCACGAGTGTGCTCTACACCGCGTTGCATCTCAGGGCCGGCGTGAAACCGTGGTTCATGCAGTGGCTGGAACGAGAACACCCTGAGCTCGTGCCGAAGTATCGGTCGATGTACTACGGCAACAATGCCTACGCGCCGAAGGCGTACCGGCGCTGGCTCGGCGAACGGATCCATCCGCTCATCAGGGCTCACGGGCTCGAGCGAGGTCGCGAAGATCCGGTCACGGGCGGCATCCGCTCGACCGCGCTCACCGGGGGAGCGGCCGTCGAGCTTCCCGAGGTCTTCGGCAGTCCGGCGGATCCCGCAGCCCTCTTCTGA
- a CDS encoding response regulator transcription factor has product MSPNESQATNPYRLALLDDHGLIVDSLARWFEDSAPDFDVVVRATSWMELIRSPEFPVDLVLMDLQLGDTVSIESRIRACRAAGAKVLVVTALDDDESRERSLAAGAAGFVSKTLPADELVEMARRAVRGERLPRHPSRTTTGHSRHSSDPATKPVDAPVGVHLSPAEERALRYYVQGLSTLEVSRRMDVGYETAKTYLRRVREKYAKADRPASRKSELIRRAAEDGYLE; this is encoded by the coding sequence ATGTCGCCGAATGAGTCCCAGGCGACCAACCCGTACCGACTCGCGCTGCTCGACGATCACGGACTCATCGTCGACAGCCTCGCCCGATGGTTCGAAGATAGCGCGCCCGATTTCGACGTCGTGGTGCGCGCGACCAGCTGGATGGAGCTGATCAGGAGCCCCGAGTTCCCCGTCGATCTCGTGCTGATGGACCTGCAGCTCGGCGACACTGTCTCGATCGAATCGCGCATCCGCGCGTGCCGGGCTGCGGGTGCGAAGGTGCTCGTCGTCACCGCGCTCGACGACGACGAGTCGCGCGAACGATCGCTCGCAGCCGGCGCGGCGGGATTCGTGTCGAAAACCCTCCCGGCCGACGAGCTTGTCGAGATGGCGCGGCGAGCGGTCCGCGGAGAGCGGCTGCCGCGGCATCCGTCACGAACTACCACAGGTCACAGCAGACACTCGTCCGACCCGGCGACGAAACCCGTCGATGCGCCCGTGGGCGTGCACCTCAGCCCCGCCGAGGAGCGAGCGCTGCGGTACTACGTCCAGGGCCTCAGTACTCTTGAGGTGAGCCGCCGCATGGACGTCGGATACGAGACGGCGAAGACCTACCTCCGGCGCGTTCGCGAAAAGTACGCGAAGGCCGACCGCCCTGCGAGCCGCAAGTCGGAGCTGATCCGCCGTGCGGCGGAGGATGGATACCTCGAATAG